The following proteins are encoded in a genomic region of Rhinolophus ferrumequinum isolate MPI-CBG mRhiFer1 chromosome 17, mRhiFer1_v1.p, whole genome shotgun sequence:
- the ELP6 gene encoding elongator complex protein 6 isoform X1 — translation MFPELNNLLNTTPDRVEQGKLTLLCDAKTDGSFLVHHFLSFYLKANCKVCFVALIQSFTHYNIVGQKLGVSLTTARERGQLMFLEGLKSSVDVFFRAEEKPHPLQFLREANAGNLQPLYEFVREALQPVDQGETAWRCPVLLVDNLSVLLSLGVGAVAVLDFIHYCRAAVCCELQGNMVVLAHDSGDAEDEENDILLNGLSHQSHLILRAEGLATGFCRDVHGQLRVLWRRPPQPTAQRDRSLTYQYKIQDKSVSFFAKGLSPAVL, via the exons ATGTTCCCAGAACTCAATAACCTTCTCAACACCACCCCTGACAGGGTGGAGCAG GGAAAACTGACTCTACTCTGTGACGCCAAGACAGATGGCAGTTTCCTCGTGCACCACTTTCTCTCCTTCTACCTCAAAG cgaATTGTAAAGTCTGTTTTGTGGCACTCATCCAGTCCTTCACTCACTACAATATCGTGGGACAGAagctg GGTGTTAGCCTAACCACGGCACGGGAACGCGGGCAGCTCATGTTCCTCGAGGGTCTCAAGTCCTCGGTGGACGTCTTCTTCCGGGCGGAGGAGAAACCACACCCCCTGCAGTTCCTCAG AGAGGCCAACGCTGGGAACCTGCAGCCACTGTATGAGTTTGTGCGGGAGGCCCTACAGCCCGTGGACCAGGGGGAGACCGCCTGGAGGTGTCCGGTGCTACTTGTGGACAACCTCAGTGTGCTGCTGAGCCTGGGCGTGGGGGCGGTGGCCGTGCTGGACTTCATCCACTACTGCAGAGCCGCTGTGTGCTGCGAACTACAG ggaaacatggtagtcctTGCGCACGACAGTGGAGATGCTGAGGACGAGGAGAATGACATCCTGTTGAATGGCCTTAGTCACCAGAGCCACCTGATCCTGCGGGCCGAGGGCCTGGCAACTGGGTTCTGCAGGGACGTGCATGGGCAG CTAAGGGTCCTGTGGAGGAGACCACCGCAGCCCACAGCACAGCGGGATCGGAGCCTCACTTACCAGTACAAGATACAGGACAAGAGCGTATCTTTTTTCGCCAAGGGACTGTCTCCTGCTGTGCTGTGA
- the ELP6 gene encoding elongator complex protein 6 isoform X2 produces MGKLTLLCDAKTDGSFLVHHFLSFYLKANCKVCFVALIQSFTHYNIVGQKLGVSLTTARERGQLMFLEGLKSSVDVFFRAEEKPHPLQFLREANAGNLQPLYEFVREALQPVDQGETAWRCPVLLVDNLSVLLSLGVGAVAVLDFIHYCRAAVCCELQGNMVVLAHDSGDAEDEENDILLNGLSHQSHLILRAEGLATGFCRDVHGQLRVLWRRPPQPTAQRDRSLTYQYKIQDKSVSFFAKGLSPAVL; encoded by the exons ATG GGAAAACTGACTCTACTCTGTGACGCCAAGACAGATGGCAGTTTCCTCGTGCACCACTTTCTCTCCTTCTACCTCAAAG cgaATTGTAAAGTCTGTTTTGTGGCACTCATCCAGTCCTTCACTCACTACAATATCGTGGGACAGAagctg GGTGTTAGCCTAACCACGGCACGGGAACGCGGGCAGCTCATGTTCCTCGAGGGTCTCAAGTCCTCGGTGGACGTCTTCTTCCGGGCGGAGGAGAAACCACACCCCCTGCAGTTCCTCAG AGAGGCCAACGCTGGGAACCTGCAGCCACTGTATGAGTTTGTGCGGGAGGCCCTACAGCCCGTGGACCAGGGGGAGACCGCCTGGAGGTGTCCGGTGCTACTTGTGGACAACCTCAGTGTGCTGCTGAGCCTGGGCGTGGGGGCGGTGGCCGTGCTGGACTTCATCCACTACTGCAGAGCCGCTGTGTGCTGCGAACTACAG ggaaacatggtagtcctTGCGCACGACAGTGGAGATGCTGAGGACGAGGAGAATGACATCCTGTTGAATGGCCTTAGTCACCAGAGCCACCTGATCCTGCGGGCCGAGGGCCTGGCAACTGGGTTCTGCAGGGACGTGCATGGGCAG CTAAGGGTCCTGTGGAGGAGACCACCGCAGCCCACAGCACAGCGGGATCGGAGCCTCACTTACCAGTACAAGATACAGGACAAGAGCGTATCTTTTTTCGCCAAGGGACTGTCTCCTGCTGTGCTGTGA